A genome region from Arachis duranensis cultivar V14167 chromosome 6, aradu.V14167.gnm2.J7QH, whole genome shotgun sequence includes the following:
- the LOC107495153 gene encoding protein RESTRICTED TEV MOVEMENT 2-like, protein MEQQPMSTAIYEDLKPKQELKEEREAFILLVHIPTGFERQHYGAKVEFDYSRVRVFGEQPLENNKIKRFNIVHQVPPTCDINRITGKILDGSIVSIKMPKKVPSDPVPQTTEIEEEPKTSPEAKPGEDDTEQQATTEKEEPKASTEAEAGKDNDEPDGPPPQQENVAAEAEVDEDKRGISDHDHEEPKSSTEQNKFDDDKKAADAVAAGGDGNVEREGKEESEEDVKKSAEEEKERSEEKVCCINDERIKSESAAVVGGLKGMVTGFVKRLEEEDKRRRVIYMSAAVVVVALGVYASFKFRSSSLLRK, encoded by the exons ATGGAGCAGCAACCGATGTCTACCGCAATCTACGAAGATTTGAAGCCAAAACAAGAACTTAAAGAGGAGCGAGAAGCATTCATTCTTCTTGTTCATATTCCTACGG GATTTGAACGACAGCATTATGGTGCAAAAGTGGAATTCGATTATTCAAGAGTAAGGGTTTTCGGTGAACAACCACttgaaaacaataaaatcaagcGTTTCAATATAGTGCATCAAGTTCCACCAACTTGTGATATTAACAGGATCACAGGGAAGATTTTGGATGGCTCAATTGTTAGCATAAAAATGCCGAAGAAGGTTCCTTCGGATCCTGTTCCACAAACAACTGAAATCGAAGAAGAACCCAAGACATCGCCGGAAGCAAAACCAGGCGAAGATGATACGGAACAACAAGCCACAACTGAAAAGGAGGAACCGAAAGCATCAACTGAAGCAGAAGCAGGCAAAGATAATGACGAACCGGACGGACCTCCCCCGCAGCAAGAAAATGTTGCTGCGGAGGCAGAAGTTGACGAGGATAAAAGAGGAATTTCAGATCATGATCACGAAGAACCTAAGTCATCAACGGAACAAAACaaatttgatgatgataagaaaGCGGCGGACGCGGTTGCTGCGGGTGGAGATGGAAATGTTGAAAGAGAAGGAAAGGAAGAAAGCGAAGAAGACGTTAAGAAGAGTgcggaagaagaaaaggaaagaagcgAAGAGAAAGTGTGTTGTATTAATGATGAGAGGATTAAATCTGAATCAGCAGCAGTAGTGGGAGGGTTGAAGGGGATGGTAACAGGATTTGTGAAGCGGTTGGAGGAAGAAGATAAGCGAAGAAGGGTGATATATATGAGTGCGGCAGTTGTGGTGGTGGCACTTGGTGTTTATGCATCCTTCAAGTTTCGCAGCTCCTCACTTCTTAGAAAGTAG